A window of the Cicer arietinum cultivar CDC Frontier isolate Library 1 chromosome 6, Cicar.CDCFrontier_v2.0, whole genome shotgun sequence genome harbors these coding sequences:
- the LOC140920723 gene encoding secreted RxLR effector protein 161-like gives MNTPMESELKLSKFEDGQKDDPSFFKSLVGSLRYVTCTRLDIIYVVGVVSRFMKAHTTTHLKATKRILYYLKGTLDYGLFYSSSNYFKHFRFCDSNFGGDIDDRKSTSGFIFFMGDCAFSWSSKKKPIVTLSTCESEYVVATSCTCQAIWLRRVLNELHMPQKDAIDICIDNKYAQALAKNPVFKDCNKHIDTKYHFIRECIAKKEVELKYVKTQDQVAEIFTKSLKFEDFQRFRARFGMKKKISN, from the coding sequence ATGAACACACCAATGGAGAGCGAATTGAAGTTGTCTAAGTTTGAAGATGGACAAAAAGATGACCCTTCCTTTTTCAAAAGCCTCGTTGGAAGCCTAAGATACGTAACATGTACAAGGCTTGATATTATATATGTGGTTGGAGTAGTGAGTCGTTTTATGAAAGCTCATACTACTACACACTTGAAAGCCACTAAGAGGATACTCTACTATCTTAAAGGTACGCTTGATTATGGACTATTTTACTCTTCttctaattattttaaacatttcAGATTTTGTGATAGCAACTTTGGGGGAGATATTGATGATAGAAAGAGTACTAGTGGGTTTATATTTTTCATGGGGGATTGTGCTTTTTCGTGGAGTTCAAAGAAGAAACCTATTGTTACACTTTCAACATGTGAGTCAGAGTATGTAGTAGCAACATCTTGTACTTGTCAGGCCATTTGGCTAAGGAGAGTATTGAATGAACTTCATATGCCACAAAAGGATGCTATTGATATTTGTATAGACAATAAGTATGCACAAGCACTTGCAAAGAATCCAGTGTTCAAGGATTGCAACAAGCACATAGACACAAAGTACCATTTCATTAGAGAATGCATTGCCAAGAAAGAAGTTGAGCTTAAATACGTGAAGACTCAAGATCAAGTTGCAGAAATTTTTACAAAGTCATTAAAATTTGAAGACTTTCAAAGGTTTAGAGCAAGATTtggaatgaagaagaaaatttcaaattaa
- the LOC101498771 gene encoding SPX domain-containing protein 3, translated as MKFGKRLKQQIQDSLPEWRDKFLSYKELKKLLRLISAAPKILLNGSIGYGKDVAEFMYLLNNEIEKFNGFFVEKEEDFIIRHKEVQQRIKRVVDLWGPNGSEPSEVDYKEEMEKIRKAIVDFHGEMVLLVNYSNINYTGLAKILKKYDKRTGGLLRLPFIQKVLEQPFFTTDLISKLVKECESIIDSVFPAEEEAERAKEDIIVAGEGIFKNTVAALLTMQEMRKGSSTQSPFSLPPLNLPDSDLIQSIQLNAAVPII; from the exons atgAAGTTTGGGAAGAGACTTAAGCAACAGATTCAAGATTCGCTGCCGGAATGGAGGGACAAATTTTTGTCGTACAAGGAATTGAAGAAACTGTTGCGGCTTATATCGGCGGCACCAAAAATTTTGCTAAATGGGTCAATTGGATATGGAAAAGATGTGGCTGAGTTTATGTATTTGTTGAACAATGAGATTGAAAAGTTCAATGGCTTCTTCGTCGAAAAAGAGGAGGATTTCATTATTCGACACAAG GAAGTACAACAGAGAATCAAGAGAGTAGTTGATTTATGGGGACCAAATGGTAGTGAGCCTTCAGAAGTAGATTATAAAGAGGAAATGGAAAAAATTAGAAAAGCTATTGTTGATTTCCATGGTGAAATGGTTCTCTTAGTAAACTACAGCAACATTAATTATACAG GGTTGGctaaaattttgaagaagtATGACAAGAGAACAGGAGGTCTACTTCGTTTGCCATTCATTCAAAAAGTATTGGAGCAACCCTTTTTCACAACCGATCTAATCTCAAAACTTGTGAAGGAATGTGAAAGCATAATTGATTCAGTGTTTCCAGCTGAAGAAGAAGCTGAAAGAGCAAAAGAAGATATAATAGTAGCTGGTGAAGGAATTTTTAAGAACACAGTTGCAGCATTACTTACAATGCAAGAAATGAGAAAAGGTAGCTCTACACAGAGTCCCTTTTCTCTGCCTCCTCTCAATTTGCCAGATTCTGATCTCATCCAATCAATACAGCTTAATGCTGCTGTTCCAATTATTTAG